One window from the genome of Rufibacter tibetensis encodes:
- a CDS encoding sodium/sugar symporter: MGLQTIDYIVFLVYFFIVSGYGYYIYRQKKDEKMDSKDYFLAEGSLTWWAIGASLIASNISAEQFIGMSGSGFAMGLAISTYEWMAAATLIVVAVFFIPIYLKNKIYTMPQFLSHRYNDAVSTLMAVFWLLVYVFVNLSSILYLGALAIETITGIDFYYCMYGCAIFAIFITLGGMKVIGYTDVIQVFVLVLGGLATTYLALDLVSDQLGGTGAWDGLGFLRKEAADHFSMILSEGEIMIPNGEGGTRDAYMDLPGLSVLIGGMWIVNLNYWGCNQYITQRALGADLNTARSGLLFAAFLKLMMPVIVVLPGIAAYVLHKNGLFQAEMANELGHVKPDHAYPVLLNLLPVGLKGLSFAALTAAIVASLAGKANSISTIFTLDIYRKFFNKNASEARLVGFGKITVVVSFIIAILVAPVLRNLDQAFQYIQEYTGFISPGVFAIFALGFFWKRTTSAAALTAAVLTIPLSTFLKFQYEEIPFLDRMGIVFVVCVVLMILITLFDSKSKHNPKGLEIDSSMFKTTTTFAVLSVIICGILAALYIAFW; this comes from the coding sequence ATGGGCTTACAAACCATTGACTACATTGTCTTCCTGGTATACTTCTTTATTGTATCGGGGTACGGGTATTACATCTACCGTCAGAAAAAGGACGAGAAGATGGATTCCAAAGACTACTTCCTGGCTGAGGGTTCCCTTACGTGGTGGGCCATTGGGGCCTCACTTATCGCCTCTAACATCTCAGCCGAGCAGTTCATCGGGATGTCCGGTTCCGGCTTCGCGATGGGTCTGGCTATCTCCACTTATGAGTGGATGGCGGCGGCCACGCTGATTGTGGTAGCCGTGTTCTTCATTCCTATCTATCTGAAGAACAAGATCTACACCATGCCCCAGTTCCTTTCGCACCGGTACAACGATGCGGTGAGTACCCTTATGGCGGTCTTTTGGCTGTTGGTGTACGTGTTTGTAAACCTTTCCTCTATCCTGTACCTGGGAGCTTTGGCCATTGAGACTATCACAGGCATTGACTTCTACTACTGTATGTATGGTTGCGCCATCTTCGCGATCTTCATCACCCTGGGTGGTATGAAGGTAATTGGCTATACAGACGTAATCCAGGTGTTTGTACTGGTATTGGGTGGTCTGGCCACTACGTACCTAGCCTTAGACTTGGTATCTGACCAATTAGGCGGCACCGGCGCCTGGGACGGCTTGGGCTTCCTGCGCAAAGAGGCGGCTGACCACTTTAGTATGATTCTTTCTGAGGGCGAGATCATGATCCCGAACGGGGAAGGCGGAACCCGCGATGCCTACATGGACTTACCGGGCCTTTCTGTTCTGATTGGCGGTATGTGGATTGTGAACCTGAACTACTGGGGTTGTAACCAGTACATCACGCAGCGCGCTTTGGGTGCTGACCTGAACACCGCCCGTAGCGGTCTTTTGTTTGCAGCGTTCCTAAAGCTGATGATGCCTGTTATTGTGGTATTGCCAGGTATTGCAGCGTACGTACTGCACAAGAATGGTTTGTTCCAGGCCGAGATGGCCAACGAATTAGGCCACGTAAAGCCTGACCATGCCTACCCTGTATTGCTGAACCTGTTGCCAGTTGGTTTAAAAGGCTTGTCTTTTGCGGCCCTTACTGCTGCTATCGTGGCTTCTTTGGCTGGTAAAGCCAACAGTATCTCCACTATCTTCACGTTGGACATCTACCGCAAGTTCTTCAACAAAAACGCCTCTGAGGCAAGGCTGGTAGGTTTTGGTAAAATCACGGTGGTGGTTTCCTTTATCATCGCCATTTTGGTGGCACCGGTATTGCGTAACCTGGACCAGGCATTCCAGTACATCCAGGAGTACACCGGCTTTATTTCACCGGGTGTATTTGCCATTTTTGCCCTTGGCTTCTTCTGGAAGCGCACTACTTCAGCAGCGGCCTTAACCGCGGCGGTGTTGACAATCCCTCTTTCTACCTTCCTTAAGTTTCAGTATGAAGAGATACCGTTCCTTGACCGGATGGGTATTGTGTTCGTGGTATGCGTGGTCCTGATGATTCTCATTACCTTATTTGACTCTAAGAGCAAGCACAATCCTAAAGGTTTGGAGATTGACTCTTCTATGTTCAAGACCACTACCACCTTTGCTGTTCTATCTGTTATAATCTGCGGTATATTGGCGGCCCTTTATATTGCTTTCTGGTAA
- a CDS encoding glycoside hydrolase family 43 protein, producing MKRAERNSERRAGRGKVWLLIGWVLLFAQCKGGDEETVVPVKPNPDTSPTFTNPLLASGPDPWVYQHNNTYYYTHTLGNRLALIKTQAISQLQKERFTTVWTPPSTGPYSRNIWAPELHRIGDKWYIYFAADDGNDANHRMYVIENAAVDPTTGTWEFKGKLTPATDRWAIDGSVFEHNGQMYFIWSGWAGTNDPGIQQIYIAKMTNPWTLEGDRVMISRPTFNWEMNGLVNEGPEVIKNPAGKLFLIYSANGCWTDNYSLGRLTLRDNGNPMNPDDWIKAPTPVLATKAENNAFGPGHNGFFKSPDGTEDWIIYHANSSSRQGCGDTRNPRIQRFTWNADGTPNFGEPVKTGTPIARPSGEVK from the coding sequence ATGAAGAGAGCAGAAAGAAATAGTGAGAGGAGAGCAGGAAGAGGAAAGGTATGGCTGCTCATTGGCTGGGTTTTGCTTTTTGCCCAATGCAAGGGCGGGGATGAAGAAACGGTAGTACCGGTAAAACCAAACCCAGATACTAGTCCCACCTTTACCAACCCGCTTCTTGCCAGTGGGCCAGACCCGTGGGTGTACCAGCATAACAACACCTATTATTACACCCATACCTTAGGCAACCGACTTGCTTTGATCAAAACTCAGGCCATCTCGCAACTGCAGAAGGAACGGTTTACTACCGTCTGGACACCCCCATCTACCGGACCTTATTCCAGAAATATCTGGGCTCCGGAGCTTCACAGGATAGGAGATAAGTGGTACATCTACTTCGCCGCCGATGACGGAAATGACGCGAACCACCGCATGTACGTGATAGAGAATGCCGCGGTAGACCCCACCACCGGTACCTGGGAGTTCAAGGGGAAACTCACCCCCGCCACAGACAGATGGGCCATTGACGGCTCAGTATTTGAGCACAACGGGCAAATGTACTTTATCTGGTCGGGTTGGGCAGGCACCAATGACCCGGGCATTCAGCAAATCTACATTGCCAAAATGACGAACCCCTGGACTCTGGAAGGAGACCGCGTTATGATCTCAAGGCCAACCTTCAACTGGGAAATGAATGGTCTGGTGAACGAAGGCCCCGAGGTAATCAAGAACCCGGCTGGTAAACTCTTTCTGATCTATTCTGCTAACGGCTGCTGGACCGATAATTATTCTTTAGGCCGATTGACTTTGCGGGATAACGGCAACCCCATGAACCCCGATGACTGGATCAAAGCCCCAACGCCTGTTTTGGCCACCAAAGCAGAGAACAATGCTTTCGGCCCAGGACATAACGGCTTCTTCAAGTCACCAGACGGCACCGAGGATTGGATTATTTACCACGCCAATTCCTCCAGCCGTCAAGGCTGCGGAGACACCCGCAACCCCAGAATACAAAGATTCACCTGGAACGCAGATGGTACGCCCAACTTCGGGGAACCCGTGAAAACCGGAACTCCAATTGCCCGGCCCTCCGGAGAAGTGAAATAA
- a CDS encoding MBL fold metallo-hydrolase, giving the protein MTISFYGAAQTVTGSKHLVTLENGKRILLDCGMTQGMGDKTEERNRSFDFEPENLTCVILSHAHIDHSGLLPLLVREGYTGPIYCTPPTLELSKLLLMDSARIQNSNGNGNSSPLYTEEDAEQALQQFVTVPYDEPFQIDEDIELLFTDTGHVLGSAAINLKLQDDGKERTLCFSGDIGRFSNRILNPPQAFPQAEIIICESTYGNRVHDSLENTEERLQKIVNEVCVERQGKLLIPAFSIGRTQELIYSLNYLAEEGRLPDVKVFVDSPLSVYATDIMRDNPQYFRDSMQEYIKDDPDPFGFPQLTYITEVDDSKELNKIDEPCVIISSSGMMEAGRIQHHLKTNLPDPNSAVLITGYCEPSTLGGKLMNGAEKVYIMGDEVDVKAEMMIMKEYSAHADYGDIAKFLHCQDKEKIQKIFLVHGEKSTMSQLKEDLTELGYQNIEIPEFRLSYVV; this is encoded by the coding sequence ATGACGATATCTTTTTACGGAGCAGCCCAAACCGTAACGGGCAGCAAGCATTTAGTGACCTTAGAGAACGGGAAACGCATTCTGCTGGACTGCGGCATGACCCAAGGCATGGGCGACAAAACCGAGGAACGGAACCGTTCTTTTGACTTTGAGCCGGAGAACCTGACCTGCGTGATTCTTTCGCACGCGCATATTGACCATTCAGGCTTGCTTCCTTTACTGGTGCGTGAGGGCTATACTGGCCCTATTTACTGCACCCCACCTACGCTGGAACTCTCCAAATTATTGTTGATGGACAGCGCCCGTATTCAAAACAGCAACGGAAACGGCAACAGCTCCCCTCTTTATACAGAGGAAGATGCTGAGCAAGCTTTACAACAGTTTGTGACAGTACCCTATGATGAGCCTTTCCAGATAGATGAGGACATTGAACTACTCTTCACCGATACCGGGCACGTTCTGGGCAGCGCCGCCATCAACCTCAAACTACAGGACGACGGTAAGGAGCGCACCCTTTGTTTCAGCGGCGACATAGGACGCTTCTCGAACCGCATTTTGAACCCACCACAGGCATTTCCGCAGGCGGAAATCATCATTTGTGAGTCTACCTACGGCAACCGGGTGCATGACAGCCTGGAAAACACCGAGGAACGCCTCCAGAAAATAGTAAACGAAGTTTGCGTGGAGCGACAAGGCAAACTCTTGATCCCGGCCTTCAGCATTGGCCGTACGCAGGAGTTAATTTATTCCCTAAACTACCTGGCGGAGGAAGGCCGCTTGCCGGACGTGAAGGTGTTTGTAGACAGTCCATTGTCTGTATACGCGACAGATATCATGCGCGACAATCCGCAGTACTTCCGGGATTCTATGCAGGAGTACATCAAGGATGACCCTGATCCGTTTGGGTTTCCGCAGCTGACGTACATCACAGAGGTGGACGACTCCAAAGAGTTGAATAAAATAGACGAACCTTGTGTGATCATTTCGTCATCAGGCATGATGGAGGCGGGACGCATTCAGCATCACCTCAAAACCAACCTTCCTGATCCTAACAGCGCAGTTCTTATTACCGGTTACTGTGAACCCTCCACTTTGGGCGGCAAACTCATGAACGGTGCTGAGAAAGTGTACATCATGGGAGATGAAGTAGATGTGAAGGCGGAGATGATGATCATGAAAGAATATAGTGCCCATGCTGACTACGGTGATATTGCCAAGTTCCTGCACTGCCAGGACAAGGAGAAAATCCAGAAGATCTTCCTGGTTCATGGCGAGAAGTCAACGATGAGCCAACTGAAAGAAGATCTTACTGAGCTTGGCTACCAGAACATTGAGATCCCTGAGTTCCGGTTGTCTTACGTGGTGTAG
- a CDS encoding T9SS type A sorting domain-containing protein, whose translation MPEVLPVTLTNFTGSRSGDVVNLAWATASEKDNDFFEVQQSEDGKSFRAVGEKVKGAGTTAVAQSYKATVSAQTTNTTYFRLKQVDFDGKFEYSKVVAVKGAGKVSSQASLAAYPNPTQGKVFVTSRAGDGPATVTLFHSSGRTVSQRQVEAGQPIALDLAGQAPGVYYVQVQTEAGKSTTRVVKQ comes from the coding sequence TTGCCCGAAGTTCTTCCTGTCACTTTGACCAACTTCACTGGCAGCAGGTCGGGCGATGTGGTGAACCTTGCCTGGGCAACGGCCTCAGAGAAGGACAACGACTTCTTTGAGGTGCAGCAGAGCGAGGACGGCAAGAGCTTCCGGGCAGTAGGGGAGAAGGTGAAAGGTGCCGGTACGACTGCTGTGGCCCAAAGCTATAAAGCTACTGTTTCTGCGCAGACCACTAACACTACTTACTTCCGCCTGAAGCAGGTGGACTTCGACGGCAAGTTCGAGTACTCCAAGGTGGTCGCGGTGAAGGGTGCCGGCAAGGTGTCCTCTCAAGCCTCCCTGGCGGCATACCCCAACCCGACGCAGGGAAAGGTCTTCGTCACCTCTAGGGCAGGAGACGGCCCGGCAACCGTAACCCTATTCCACAGCAGTGGCCGGACTGTGTCTCAGCGGCAGGTGGAGGCAGGGCAGCCAATTGCCCTTGACTTGGCAGGCCAGGCTCCCGGCGTGTACTACGTACAGGTGCAGACCGAGGCAGGAAAGTCCACTACCCGCGTTGTGAAGCAATAA
- a CDS encoding SulP family inorganic anion transporter — MKIHLNLFDFSQKVDYKKEILAGLTVAMTMIPESLSFAILAGFPPLVGLYAAFIMGLVTAVLGGRPGMVSGGAGATAVVLIALMQSHGLEYVFAAVALAGILQILVGLFKLGKFIRLVPQPVMFGFVNGLAVIIFMSQVEQFKTVVNGETTWLMGTPLYIMAGLVALTIAIILLLPRITKAVPPSLVAILVVFGIVFGFGIDTKLVKDIASVSGSLPPFHIPQIPLSLETLQVIFPYALIMAGVGLTESLLTLNLVDEITGTRGNGNRESLAQGAANLLNGFFFGMGGCAMIAQTLVNLSAGARARLAGIIASFAILVIILVGAPFIEQVPMAALVGVMVMVSIGTFEWISFRIINKMPRHDVFVGILVAAITVWLHNLALAVLIGVIISALVFAWESAKRIRARKYLDENGVKHYEMYGPLFFGSVAAFTEKFDVAGDPEEVIVDFKDSRVADMSGIEALNKLTERYHKAGKKLHLRHLSPDCRLLLKNADAVIDVNILEDPHYAIVTDKLA; from the coding sequence ATGAAAATTCATTTAAACCTATTTGATTTCAGCCAAAAGGTAGATTATAAAAAAGAAATACTGGCCGGGCTCACCGTGGCCATGACCATGATCCCTGAGTCACTTTCCTTTGCCATTTTAGCCGGGTTTCCACCTTTGGTGGGGCTATATGCGGCCTTTATCATGGGCTTGGTAACAGCTGTGTTGGGTGGAAGACCAGGAATGGTGTCTGGCGGAGCCGGGGCTACGGCAGTGGTCCTGATTGCCTTGATGCAGTCGCACGGGTTGGAGTATGTGTTTGCGGCAGTGGCTTTGGCGGGCATTCTGCAGATTTTAGTGGGGCTGTTCAAGTTGGGCAAGTTCATCAGGCTGGTGCCCCAACCGGTGATGTTCGGGTTTGTGAATGGGCTGGCCGTAATCATTTTCATGTCGCAGGTAGAGCAGTTCAAGACTGTAGTCAACGGAGAAACTACCTGGCTTATGGGTACCCCGTTGTACATCATGGCTGGTTTGGTAGCGTTAACCATTGCCATTATTCTGCTGTTGCCTAGAATTACCAAGGCAGTGCCGCCGTCGCTGGTAGCCATTCTGGTGGTTTTTGGGATAGTGTTTGGTTTCGGGATAGACACCAAATTGGTGAAAGACATCGCCTCGGTGAGCGGAAGTTTGCCGCCTTTCCATATTCCCCAGATTCCCCTGAGCCTGGAAACACTGCAGGTTATTTTTCCTTACGCGCTCATCATGGCCGGGGTAGGCTTAACCGAAAGCTTGCTCACCTTAAACCTGGTAGATGAGATCACTGGTACGCGCGGAAACGGCAACCGCGAAAGTTTGGCCCAAGGTGCCGCGAACCTGTTGAATGGCTTCTTCTTCGGGATGGGTGGTTGCGCCATGATTGCACAGACGCTGGTGAACCTGTCAGCAGGAGCCAGAGCCCGGCTGGCCGGAATAATTGCTTCTTTCGCCATATTGGTCATCATTCTGGTGGGTGCTCCTTTCATAGAACAGGTGCCTATGGCCGCGCTGGTAGGAGTAATGGTGATGGTGTCCATAGGTACTTTTGAGTGGATCAGCTTCCGAATCATCAACAAAATGCCGAGGCACGATGTGTTTGTGGGCATTCTGGTGGCTGCTATCACAGTATGGCTGCACAACCTGGCCTTGGCGGTGCTCATTGGGGTCATCATCTCTGCCCTGGTGTTTGCCTGGGAAAGTGCCAAGCGCATCAGGGCCAGGAAGTACCTGGATGAGAATGGCGTAAAACATTATGAAATGTACGGTCCGTTATTCTTCGGGTCGGTGGCGGCTTTTACTGAGAAGTTCGACGTGGCCGGTGACCCCGAGGAGGTGATCGTTGATTTCAAGGACAGCCGTGTAGCAGATATGTCAGGCATTGAGGCGCTGAACAAGCTTACTGAGCGTTACCACAAAGCGGGCAAGAAACTGCACCTGCGCCACCTAAGCCCCGACTGTCGCCTGCTCCTCAAAAATGCTGATGCCGTGATTGATGTGAACATTTTGGAAGATCCCCATTATGCTATCGTCACAGATAAGCTGGCGTAA
- a CDS encoding UDP-glucose--hexose-1-phosphate uridylyltransferase has product MSSFDITEHSHRRFNQLLGEWVLVSPHRSKRPWQGQQETTEQDTRPQFDPSCYLCPGNVRANGEKNPDYPSTFVFTNDFAALQAESPSGTFEKHGLLQAQSERGVCKVICFSPRHDLTLSDMETTEIRKVVDLWQEQYLELGALDYISYVQIFENKGSVMGSSNPHPHGQIWAQSSVPGEPAKETEQQEAYFQQNGRSLLSDYLAIELEEKTRIVVENDAFVALVPFWAVWPFETIVIPRRHFGHLGQITDEEKDAYADIMKRLSSIYDKLFNTSFPYSAGIHQSPTDGKDYPGWHLHMHFYPPLLRSASVKKFMVGYELMADPQRDITPESAAERLRGLL; this is encoded by the coding sequence ATGAGTTCATTTGATATCACAGAGCACTCGCACCGTCGCTTTAACCAACTGCTGGGAGAGTGGGTGCTGGTGTCTCCGCACCGCTCCAAGCGTCCCTGGCAGGGGCAGCAGGAAACCACTGAACAGGACACCCGTCCGCAGTTTGACCCTAGCTGCTACCTGTGCCCAGGTAACGTGCGCGCAAACGGCGAGAAGAACCCGGATTATCCTTCCACTTTCGTGTTCACGAATGATTTCGCGGCGTTGCAGGCTGAGAGCCCATCTGGTACTTTCGAAAAACATGGATTACTGCAGGCCCAGAGCGAGCGCGGCGTCTGCAAGGTGATCTGTTTCTCTCCCCGCCATGACCTCACCCTCTCCGACATGGAGACTACTGAGATCCGGAAGGTGGTAGACCTATGGCAGGAACAATACCTGGAACTGGGCGCACTGGACTACATCAGCTACGTGCAGATCTTTGAGAACAAGGGCAGCGTGATGGGCAGCAGTAATCCGCACCCACACGGCCAAATCTGGGCCCAAAGTTCAGTTCCCGGTGAGCCTGCCAAGGAAACGGAGCAACAAGAAGCCTATTTCCAGCAGAACGGCCGCAGCCTACTATCAGATTACCTTGCCATTGAATTGGAAGAGAAGACCCGTATTGTGGTGGAGAATGACGCTTTCGTGGCACTGGTTCCTTTCTGGGCCGTGTGGCCTTTTGAAACCATCGTCATTCCTAGAAGGCACTTCGGGCACCTGGGCCAGATCACTGACGAGGAGAAGGACGCCTACGCCGATATCATGAAGCGGCTTTCCAGTATCTACGACAAACTCTTCAACACTTCCTTCCCGTACTCTGCCGGTATCCATCAAAGCCCTACAGACGGAAAGGACTACCCTGGCTGGCACCTGCACATGCACTTCTACCCGCCGCTACTCCGCTCAGCATCGGTGAAGAAGTTCATGGTAGGCTACGAACTTATGGCCGACCCGCAACGCGACATCACCCCAGAAAGTGCCGCCGAGCGCCTCAGAGGATTGTTGTAA
- a CDS encoding cellulase family glycosylhydrolase has translation MKQNPFYLIALVCCLLFQNCARNGTASLGGKPREVWSKQQAHAWYDKQGFLIGPNFSPSTAINQLEMWQAETFDTATINRELGWAESIGMNTARVYLHDLLYQQDSVGFLKRIDIFLNIAQRHNIKPMLVIFDSVWDPHPALGKQREPRPHVHNSGWVQSPGSAALQDSTQYPRLERYVIGVIRKFANDERVLAWDIWNEPYNTNQGSAYGKQELPNKLAYVLPLLKKSFMWARMANPSQPVTAAVWAGDWSEEDSLTAIQRVMIDESDIITFHNYDGPQELEKRIVWLKRYGRPMICTEYMARPNGSTFQSSLPIAKKHNVGMMNWGFVAGKTQTIYPWDSWDKQYTAEPQVWFHDIFRPDGTPYSQEEVDLIKSITGKAASTK, from the coding sequence ATGAAACAAAATCCCTTTTACCTGATCGCGCTTGTTTGCTGCCTGCTTTTTCAAAATTGTGCTAGAAACGGAACAGCATCATTAGGCGGTAAACCCAGGGAGGTCTGGTCTAAACAGCAGGCCCATGCCTGGTATGACAAACAAGGCTTTCTGATAGGCCCTAACTTTTCGCCCAGCACCGCCATTAACCAATTAGAGATGTGGCAAGCCGAGACGTTTGACACGGCCACTATTAACAGGGAGTTAGGTTGGGCCGAGTCTATTGGCATGAACACCGCGCGGGTGTACTTGCATGATCTGCTGTACCAGCAAGACTCCGTGGGATTCCTGAAAAGAATTGACATCTTTCTGAACATCGCGCAGCGCCATAACATCAAACCCATGCTGGTTATTTTTGATTCGGTATGGGACCCTCACCCAGCGTTGGGCAAGCAGCGGGAACCTCGGCCGCACGTGCATAACTCAGGTTGGGTGCAAAGCCCAGGCTCGGCTGCTTTGCAGGATTCTACGCAGTACCCACGGCTGGAGCGGTATGTGATAGGCGTGATCAGAAAGTTCGCGAACGATGAGCGGGTACTAGCCTGGGATATCTGGAACGAACCCTACAACACAAACCAAGGCTCTGCCTATGGCAAACAGGAGCTGCCCAATAAATTAGCCTATGTGCTGCCGTTGCTTAAGAAGAGTTTCATGTGGGCCCGCATGGCCAACCCTTCGCAACCGGTTACCGCCGCTGTCTGGGCCGGAGACTGGTCAGAGGAGGATTCTTTGACGGCTATCCAGCGGGTGATGATTGATGAGTCAGACATTATCACGTTCCATAACTATGACGGACCGCAGGAGTTGGAGAAACGCATTGTCTGGCTGAAGCGGTACGGCCGGCCCATGATCTGTACTGAGTACATGGCCCGCCCCAACGGAAGCACTTTTCAGAGCTCACTGCCAATAGCCAAAAAGCACAACGTGGGCATGATGAACTGGGGCTTTGTGGCCGGAAAAACCCAAACCATCTACCCCTGGGACAGTTGGGACAAGCAATATACCGCTGAGCCGCAGGTCTGGTTCCATGACATTTTCCGGCCTGACGGCACCCCTTACAGCCAGGAGGAAGTGGACCTGATCAAAAGCATAACGGGGAAAGCTGCCTCAACAAAATAA
- a CDS encoding galactokinase: protein MVEDIVSKFKELYRTEPVVVRSPGRVNLIGEHTDYNEGFVLPAAINKEIYFAIAPNGTQTMRAYAYDLEENAEFDLNNVQRSEIGWANYLLGVVAQLQKANYEVKGFDLVFGGNIPIGAGLSSSAAVECGLAYALNYLYAYGIERFDMVKMAQKAEHEYALVMCGIMDQFASMFGKRNHVVKLDCRSLEYQYYPFNIDDYRIVLCDTQVKHSLASSEYNTRRKECETGVALLQKLYPQVNSLRDVTVQMLESHKDEFDPVVYKRCMYVVQENLRVEDACLDLERGDLEAFGQRMFASHQGLQHDYEVSCPELDFLADRAKESDAVLGSRMMGGGFGGCTINLVRLDKLDEFTRQMTEAYQKEYNITLKTYVAEIVDGSSLVPIDFSKK, encoded by the coding sequence ATGGTTGAAGACATTGTATCCAAATTCAAGGAGTTATACAGAACAGAGCCGGTAGTGGTAAGATCTCCGGGCCGGGTAAACCTCATAGGCGAGCACACCGACTACAACGAGGGTTTTGTATTACCCGCCGCCATTAACAAGGAAATCTATTTTGCCATTGCTCCAAACGGCACGCAGACCATGCGGGCGTACGCCTATGACCTGGAGGAGAACGCTGAGTTTGACCTTAACAACGTGCAGCGCAGCGAGATCGGCTGGGCCAATTACCTCTTGGGCGTGGTGGCGCAGTTGCAGAAAGCCAACTATGAGGTAAAAGGGTTTGACCTGGTGTTCGGGGGCAACATTCCCATTGGGGCCGGACTTTCTTCCTCTGCGGCTGTAGAATGCGGCCTGGCCTATGCGCTGAATTACCTTTACGCCTACGGCATTGAGCGTTTTGACATGGTGAAGATGGCCCAGAAGGCTGAGCACGAGTACGCTTTGGTAATGTGCGGCATCATGGACCAGTTCGCCAGCATGTTTGGGAAGCGCAACCACGTGGTGAAGCTAGACTGCCGCTCGCTGGAGTACCAGTATTACCCTTTCAACATTGACGATTACCGCATTGTGCTCTGCGATACGCAGGTGAAACACTCCTTGGCCTCTTCTGAGTACAACACCCGCCGCAAAGAATGTGAGACTGGTGTGGCGCTGCTCCAGAAGCTTTATCCGCAGGTAAACAGTCTGCGCGATGTGACCGTGCAAATGCTGGAGAGCCATAAAGACGAGTTTGACCCGGTGGTGTACAAACGCTGCATGTACGTGGTACAAGAAAACCTGCGCGTGGAAGACGCCTGCCTTGACCTGGAGCGTGGAGACCTGGAAGCCTTTGGCCAAAGGATGTTTGCCTCACACCAAGGCCTGCAGCATGACTACGAGGTAAGCTGTCCTGAGCTAGACTTCCTGGCGGACCGGGCCAAAGAGTCTGATGCCGTGCTGGGCTCCCGTATGATGGGCGGCGGTTTTGGGGGGTGTACCATTAACTTAGTAAGACTGGACAAACTGGACGAATTTACCCGTCAGATGACCGAGGCTTACCAAAAGGAATACAACATCACCCTTAAGACTTACGTGGCCGAGATTGTGGACGGTAGCAGCCTGGTGCCCATTGACTTTTCAAAGAAATAG